A single region of the Pseudomonas solani genome encodes:
- the rpsL gene encoding 30S ribosomal protein S12 — protein MATINQLVRQPRKRIVEKSDVPALQNCPQRRGVCTRVYTTTPKKPNSALRKVCRVRLTNGFEVTSYIGGEGHNLQEHSVVLIRGGRVKDLPGVRYHTVRGSLDTTGVKDRKQGRSKYGTKRPK, from the coding sequence AGCTGGTACGTCAGCCGCGCAAGCGTATCGTCGAAAAATCCGACGTTCCTGCGCTGCAGAACTGCCCGCAACGTCGTGGCGTGTGCACCCGCGTGTACACCACTACGCCGAAAAAACCGAACTCCGCACTCCGTAAGGTTTGCCGTGTTCGTCTGACCAACGGTTTTGAAGTCACCTCCTACATCGGTGGTGAAGGTCACAACCTGCAAGAGCACAGCGTAGTGCTGATCCGTGGCGGTCGTGTAAAAGACCTTCCCGGTGTTCGCTACCACACCGTTCGCGGTTCTCTGGACACCACCGGTGTCAAAGACCGTAAGCAGGGCCGTTCGAAGTACGGTACCAAGCGTCCGAAGTAA
- the rpsG gene encoding 30S ribosomal protein S7, whose protein sequence is MPRRRVAAKREILDDPKYGSQILAKFMNHVMESGKKAVAERIVYGALDTVKTRKNTDPLEIFEKALDAIAPLVEVKSRRVGGATYQVPVEVRPSRRNALAMRWLVDSARKRGEKSMALRLAGELLDAFEGKGAAVKKREDVHRMAEANKAFSHYRF, encoded by the coding sequence ATGCCAAGACGTCGTGTAGCAGCCAAGCGTGAGATCCTGGACGATCCGAAATACGGAAGCCAGATCCTCGCCAAGTTCATGAACCACGTGATGGAAAGCGGCAAGAAGGCCGTAGCCGAGCGCATCGTTTACGGTGCTCTGGATACCGTCAAAACCCGCAAGAACACCGATCCCCTGGAGATCTTCGAGAAAGCTCTCGACGCCATCGCTCCGCTGGTCGAAGTCAAGTCCCGCCGTGTAGGCGGTGCTACCTACCAGGTTCCGGTCGAAGTTCGTCCGTCCCGTCGCAATGCACTGGCCATGCGCTGGCTCGTTGACTCCGCCCGCAAGCGTGGCGAGAAGTCCATGGCCCTGCGTCTCGCTGGCGAGCTGCTGGATGCCTTTGAAGGCAAAGGCGCTGCTGTCAAGAAGCGTGAAGACGTACACCGTATGGCCGAGGCCAACAAAGCGTTCTCGCACTACCGCTTCTAA
- the fusA gene encoding elongation factor G, with product MARNTAINRYRNIGICAHVDAGKTTTTERILFYTGLSHKMGEVHDGAATTDWMVQEQERGITITSAAITTFWEGSRGQYDKYRVNVIDTPGHVDFTIEVERSLRVLDGAVVVFCGTSGVEPQSETVWRQANKYGVPRIVYVNKMDRAGANFLRVVGQIKNRLGHTPVPVQLAIGAEDDFQGQVDLLKMKAIYWNEDDKGTSYREEEIPADLVELASEWRNNMVEAAAEANEELMNKYLEEGELTIEEIKAGLRQRTIACEIVPAVCGSSFKNKGVPLVLDAVIDFLPAPTEIPAIKGIHPDLADTPKEDVTAEQYDERHADDAAPFSALAFKIATDPFVGTLTFVRVYSGVLESGQSVVNSVKGKKERVGRMVQMHANQRDEIKEVRAGDIAALIGMKDVTTGDTLCDIEKPIILERMDFPEPVISVAVEPKTKADQEKMGIALGKLAQEDPSFRVKTDEETGQTIISGMGELHLDILVDRMKREFGVEANIGKPQVSYRETITKDNVEIEGKFVRQSGGRGQFGHCWIRFSAADVDEKGNITEGLVFTNEVVGGVVPKEYIPAIQKGIEEQMKNGVVAGYPLIGLKASVFDGSYHDVDSNEMAFKIAASMATKQLAQKGGGKVLEPIMRVEVVTPEDYMGDVMGDLNRRRGLIQGMEDSVSGKVIRAEVPLGEMFGYATDVRSMSQGRASYSMEFSKYAEAPSNVVEALVKKQG from the coding sequence ATGGCTCGTAATACAGCAATCAACCGCTACCGGAACATTGGTATCTGTGCCCACGTTGACGCGGGCAAGACCACCACGACCGAGCGGATCCTGTTCTACACCGGTCTCAGCCACAAGATGGGTGAAGTACACGACGGCGCTGCTACCACCGACTGGATGGTGCAGGAGCAGGAGCGTGGTATCACCATCACTTCCGCTGCGATCACTACCTTCTGGGAAGGTTCGCGCGGTCAGTACGACAAGTACCGCGTAAACGTCATCGACACTCCCGGCCACGTAGACTTCACCATTGAAGTTGAGCGCTCCCTGCGCGTACTGGACGGTGCTGTCGTGGTGTTCTGCGGCACTTCCGGTGTTGAACCTCAGTCCGAAACCGTATGGCGTCAGGCCAACAAGTACGGTGTTCCGCGTATCGTCTACGTGAACAAGATGGACCGCGCTGGCGCCAACTTCCTGCGCGTCGTTGGTCAGATCAAGAACCGTCTCGGTCACACCCCGGTTCCGGTTCAGCTGGCCATCGGTGCAGAAGATGACTTCCAAGGGCAGGTCGACCTGCTGAAGATGAAGGCCATCTACTGGAACGAAGACGACAAGGGCACCTCCTACCGCGAGGAAGAGATTCCTGCGGATCTGGTTGAGCTGGCCAGCGAGTGGCGCAACAACATGGTCGAGGCTGCTGCCGAGGCCAACGAAGAGCTGATGAACAAGTACCTGGAAGAGGGTGAGCTGACGATCGAAGAGATCAAGGCCGGCCTGCGTCAGCGTACTATCGCCTGCGAAATCGTTCCTGCTGTCTGCGGCTCCTCCTTCAAGAACAAGGGCGTGCCCCTGGTTCTCGATGCCGTCATCGACTTCCTGCCTGCTCCGACCGAGATTCCGGCGATCAAGGGTATCCATCCTGATCTGGCCGACACTCCGAAGGAAGATGTCACCGCAGAGCAGTACGACGAGCGTCATGCTGATGACGCTGCTCCGTTCTCGGCGCTGGCGTTCAAGATCGCTACCGACCCGTTCGTTGGTACCCTGACCTTCGTTCGCGTTTATTCGGGCGTTCTGGAGTCCGGCCAGTCGGTCGTCAACTCCGTGAAAGGCAAGAAAGAGCGCGTTGGTCGTATGGTGCAGATGCACGCCAACCAGCGTGACGAGATCAAAGAAGTGCGCGCTGGCGACATCGCCGCTCTGATCGGCATGAAGGACGTCACCACCGGTGACACCCTGTGCGACATCGAGAAGCCGATCATCCTCGAGCGTATGGACTTCCCGGAGCCTGTTATTTCGGTAGCTGTTGAGCCGAAGACCAAGGCTGACCAGGAGAAGATGGGTATCGCCCTCGGCAAACTGGCCCAGGAAGACCCGTCGTTCCGCGTCAAGACCGACGAAGAAACCGGCCAGACCATCATCTCCGGTATGGGTGAGCTGCACCTGGACATCCTCGTCGATCGCATGAAGCGCGAGTTCGGCGTCGAGGCCAACATCGGCAAGCCGCAGGTTTCCTACCGTGAAACCATCACCAAGGACAACGTCGAGATCGAAGGCAAGTTCGTTCGTCAGTCCGGTGGTCGCGGTCAGTTCGGTCATTGCTGGATCCGTTTCTCGGCTGCCGATGTGGACGAGAAAGGCAACATCACCGAAGGTCTGGTGTTCACCAACGAAGTCGTTGGCGGTGTGGTTCCGAAGGAATACATCCCGGCGATCCAGAAGGGCATCGAAGAGCAGATGAAGAACGGCGTTGTTGCCGGCTATCCGCTCATCGGCCTGAAGGCCTCCGTGTTCGATGGTTCGTACCACGACGTCGACTCCAACGAGATGGCGTTCAAGATCGCTGCCTCCATGGCGACCAAGCAGCTGGCCCAGAAGGGCGGCGGTAAAGTGCTTGAGCCGATCATGCGGGTAGAGGTGGTAACTCCTGAAGACTACATGGGTGACGTGATGGGTGACCTGAACCGTCGTCGTGGTCTGATTCAGGGGATGGAAGACAGCGTTTCCGGTAAGGTAATTCGTGCCGAGGTTCCGCTGGGCGAGATGTTCGGTTATGCGACCGACGTACGTTCCATGTCCCAGGGTCGCGCGAGCTACTCCATGGAATTCTCCAAATACGCCGAAGCTCCGTCGAATGTCGTCGAAGCCCTGGTTAAAAAACAAGGTTGA
- the tuf gene encoding elongation factor Tu, translating to MAKEKFERNKPHVNVGTIGHVDHGKTTLTAALTKVCSETWGGSARAFDQIDNAPEEKARGITINTSHVEYDSAIRHYAHVDCPGHADYVKNMITGAAQMDGAILVCSAADGPMPQTREHILLSRQVGVPYIVVFLNKADMVDDAELLELVEMEVRDLLNTYDFPGDDTPIVIGSALMALEGKDDNEIGVSAVRKLVETLDTYIPEPVRAIDQPFLMPIEDVFSISGRGTVVTGRVERGIVKVQEEVEIVGIRDTSKTICTGVEMFRKLLDEGRAGENVGILLRGTKRDDVERGQVLAKPGTIKPHTKFECEVYVLSKEEGGRHTPFFKGYRPQFYFRTTDVTGNCELPEGVEMVMPGDNIKMVVTLIAPIAMEDGLRFAIREGGRTVGAGVVAKIFE from the coding sequence GTGGCTAAAGAAAAATTTGAACGTAACAAACCGCACGTCAACGTTGGCACCATTGGTCACGTTGACCATGGCAAAACCACTCTGACCGCTGCTCTGACCAAAGTCTGCTCCGAGACCTGGGGTGGTTCTGCTCGTGCGTTCGACCAGATCGACAACGCGCCGGAAGAGAAAGCTCGCGGTATCACCATCAACACCTCCCACGTTGAGTACGACTCGGCGATCCGTCACTACGCTCACGTTGACTGCCCCGGTCACGCTGACTATGTGAAGAACATGATCACCGGTGCTGCTCAGATGGACGGCGCGATCCTGGTTTGCTCCGCTGCTGACGGCCCCATGCCGCAGACCCGCGAGCACATCCTGCTGTCCCGTCAGGTAGGCGTTCCTTACATCGTCGTGTTCCTGAACAAGGCCGACATGGTTGACGACGCCGAGCTGCTGGAACTGGTCGAAATGGAAGTTCGCGATCTGCTGAACACCTACGACTTCCCGGGCGACGACACTCCGATCGTTATCGGTTCCGCGCTGATGGCGCTGGAAGGCAAGGACGACAACGAAATCGGCGTTTCCGCTGTTCGTAAGCTGGTAGAGACTCTGGATACCTACATTCCGGAGCCGGTTCGTGCCATCGACCAGCCGTTCCTGATGCCGATCGAAGACGTGTTCTCCATCTCCGGCCGCGGTACCGTGGTTACCGGTCGTGTTGAGCGCGGCATCGTCAAGGTCCAGGAAGAAGTGGAAATTGTTGGTATCCGTGATACCTCCAAAACCATCTGCACCGGCGTTGAAATGTTCCGCAAGCTGCTCGACGAAGGTCGTGCTGGTGAGAACGTTGGTATCCTGCTGCGCGGCACCAAGCGTGACGACGTAGAGCGTGGTCAGGTTCTGGCCAAGCCGGGCACCATCAAGCCGCACACCAAGTTCGAGTGCGAAGTGTACGTACTGTCCAAAGAAGAAGGTGGTCGTCACACCCCGTTCTTCAAGGGCTACCGCCCGCAGTTCTACTTCCGCACCACCGACGTTACCGGTAACTGCGAGCTGCCGGAAGGCGTGGAAATGGTAATGCCGGGCGACAACATCAAGATGGTTGTCACCCTGATCGCTCCGATCGCCATGGAAGACGGTCTGCGTTTCGCGATTCGCGAAGGCGGCCGTACCGTTGGCGCCGGCGTGGTTGCCAAGATCTTCGAGTAA
- the rpsJ gene encoding 30S ribosomal protein S10, which produces MQNQQIRIRLKAFDHRLIDQSTQEIVETAKRTGAQVRGPIPLPTRKERYTVLISPHVNKDARDQYEIRTHKRVLDIVQPTDKTVDALMKLDLAAGVEVQISLG; this is translated from the coding sequence ATGCAAAACCAACAAATCCGTATTCGGTTGAAGGCTTTTGACCATCGCCTGATCGATCAATCCACCCAGGAAATCGTGGAAACCGCGAAACGTACTGGTGCTCAGGTGCGTGGTCCGATTCCTCTGCCTACTCGCAAAGAGCGGTACACCGTTCTGATTTCTCCGCACGTCAACAAAGACGCGCGCGATCAGTACGAAATTCGTACCCACAAGCGTGTTCTGGACATCGTCCAGCCGACGGATAAAACCGTCGATGCGCTGATGAAGCTCGACCTTGCGGCAGGCGTGGAAGTGCAGATCAGCCTCGGCTAA
- the rplC gene encoding 50S ribosomal protein L3, with amino-acid sequence MTIGVVGRKCGMTRIFTEEGVSIPVTVIEIEPNRVTQFKTEESDGYRAVQVTVGERRASRVTAAQAGHFAKANVAAGRSVWEFRLEDGEYQAGDQITAEVFQAGQLVDVTGQSKGKGYAGTIKRWNFRGQDNTHGNSVSHRAPGSIGQCQTPGRVFKGKKMSGHLGAERVTVQSLEVVRVDAERNLLLVKGAVPGATGGDVVVRPAAKARG; translated from the coding sequence ATGACTATTGGTGTAGTCGGTCGTAAGTGCGGCATGACCCGCATTTTCACCGAAGAAGGTGTCTCCATTCCGGTTACGGTCATTGAGATCGAGCCGAATCGCGTCACCCAGTTCAAAACTGAAGAAAGCGATGGCTATCGTGCAGTGCAAGTCACTGTCGGTGAGCGTCGTGCTTCGCGCGTGACCGCCGCTCAGGCTGGTCATTTCGCCAAGGCAAACGTTGCCGCTGGCCGCAGTGTCTGGGAATTCCGTCTCGAAGACGGCGAATACCAGGCTGGCGATCAGATCACTGCCGAAGTTTTCCAGGCTGGTCAGCTGGTCGACGTTACCGGTCAGTCGAAAGGTAAAGGCTACGCCGGTACCATCAAGCGCTGGAATTTCCGTGGTCAAGACAATACCCACGGTAACTCCGTTTCCCACCGCGCCCCGGGCTCCATTGGCCAGTGCCAGACTCCTGGTCGTGTCTTCAAGGGCAAGAAAATGTCCGGTCATCTGGGCGCTGAGCGCGTGACCGTGCAGTCCCTGGAAGTTGTGCGTGTCGATGCAGAACGTAATCTGCTGCTGGTTAAAGGTGCCGTTCCCGGCGCTACCGGCGGTGATGTCGTTGTGCGTCCGGCTGCCAAGGCTCGCGGTTAA
- the rplD gene encoding 50S ribosomal protein L4: protein MQLNVNGAQAIEVDERTFGGEFNETLVHQAVVAYMAGGRQGTRAQKTRSEVSGGGKKPWRQKGTGRARAGTIRSPIWRSGGTTFAAKPQDHSQKLNKKMYRAALRSILSELVRQDRLIVVADFAVEAPKTKDLLGKLNGLGLTDVLIVSDDVDQNLYLAARNLPHVDVRDVQGSDPVSLIAYDKVLITVSAVKKFEELLG from the coding sequence ATGCAATTGAATGTAAATGGCGCTCAAGCTATCGAAGTTGATGAGCGCACTTTTGGCGGCGAGTTCAACGAGACCCTGGTTCACCAGGCTGTCGTCGCCTACATGGCTGGTGGTCGTCAGGGCACTCGTGCTCAGAAGACCCGTTCCGAAGTGTCCGGTGGTGGCAAGAAGCCCTGGCGTCAGAAGGGCACCGGTCGTGCTCGTGCTGGCACCATCCGCAGCCCCATCTGGCGTTCCGGTGGTACCACTTTTGCTGCCAAGCCGCAGGACCACTCCCAGAAGCTCAACAAGAAGATGTATCGCGCAGCTCTGCGCTCCATCCTCTCCGAGCTGGTTCGTCAGGACCGTCTGATCGTGGTTGCCGACTTCGCAGTTGAAGCGCCGAAAACCAAGGATCTGCTGGGCAAGCTGAATGGCCTGGGTCTGACTGACGTCCTCATCGTTTCCGATGATGTCGATCAGAACCTCTACCTGGCTGCTCGCAACCTGCCGCATGTTGATGTTCGTGACGTGCAAGGTTCCGACCCGGTAAGCCTGATCGCCTACGACAAGGTGTTGATCACCGTGTCCGCCGTGAAGAAATTCGAGGAGCTGCTGGGATGA
- the rplW gene encoding 50S ribosomal protein L23 gives MNQERVFKVLVGPHISEKATVLADGKSQFVFKVATDATKLEIKKAVESLFSVKVEAVRTVNVQGKTKRTARGLGKRNDWKKAYIALQPGQDLDFASSAE, from the coding sequence ATGAACCAGGAACGCGTATTCAAAGTGCTGGTTGGTCCGCACATCTCCGAGAAGGCTACCGTCCTGGCGGATGGCAAAAGCCAATTCGTTTTCAAGGTTGCCACTGATGCAACCAAGCTGGAAATCAAGAAGGCCGTAGAAAGCCTGTTCAGCGTGAAGGTAGAAGCTGTCCGCACTGTCAACGTACAGGGCAAGACCAAGCGTACCGCTCGCGGCCTGGGCAAGCGCAACGACTGGAAAAAGGCGTACATCGCCCTCCAGCCGGGCCAAGATCTCGATTTCGCCAGCAGCGCTGAGTAA
- the rplB gene encoding 50S ribosomal protein L2 — protein MAIVKCKPTSAGRRFVVKVVNQELHKGAPYAPLVEKKSKSGGRNNNGRITTRHIGGGHKQHYRLVDFRRNKDGIPATVERIEYDPNRTAHIALLKYADGERRYIIAPKGVSAGDQLISGAHAPIKPGNSLQLRNIPVGSTVHGVELKPGKGAQIARSAGASAQLVAREGAYVTLRLRSGEMRKVLAECRATLGEVSNSEHSLRSLGKAGAKRWRGVRPTVRGVAMNPVDHPHGGGEGRTSGGRHPVSPWGFPTKGAKTRANKRTDNMIVRRRK, from the coding sequence ATGGCAATCGTTAAATGCAAACCGACTTCCGCAGGCCGCCGTTTCGTGGTCAAGGTTGTCAACCAAGAGCTGCACAAGGGCGCCCCCTACGCACCGCTGGTTGAGAAAAAGTCGAAGTCCGGTGGTCGTAACAACAACGGCCGCATCACCACTCGCCACATCGGCGGTGGTCACAAGCAGCACTATCGTCTGGTCGACTTCCGTCGCAACAAGGATGGCATTCCTGCCACCGTTGAACGCATCGAATACGATCCGAACCGTACTGCTCACATCGCTCTGCTGAAGTATGCCGACGGCGAACGTCGCTACATCATCGCGCCGAAAGGCGTGAGCGCTGGCGACCAGCTGATCTCTGGTGCTCACGCGCCGATCAAGCCGGGCAACAGCCTGCAGCTGCGTAACATCCCGGTTGGTAGCACCGTTCACGGTGTTGAGCTGAAGCCGGGTAAAGGTGCTCAGATCGCTCGCTCCGCTGGTGCTTCGGCTCAGCTGGTCGCTCGTGAAGGTGCCTATGTAACCCTGCGTCTTCGCTCCGGCGAAATGCGCAAAGTACTGGCTGAGTGCCGTGCGACCCTGGGCGAAGTCTCGAACTCCGAGCACAGCCTGCGTTCGCTGGGTAAAGCTGGTGCCAAGCGCTGGCGTGGCGTTCGCCCGACCGTTCGTGGTGTTGCCATGAACCCGGTCGACCACCCGCATGGTGGTGGTGAAGGTCGTACCTCTGGTGGTCGTCATCCGGTGTCTCCGTGGGGCTTCCCGACCAAGGGCGCGAAGACCCGTGCGAACAAACGCACCGACAATATGATTGTCCGTCGCCGTAAATAA
- the rpsS gene encoding 30S ribosomal protein S19 yields MPRSLKKGPFIDLHLLKKIEVAVEKNDRKPVKTWSRRSIVLPQMVGLTIAVHNGRQHVPVLVNEDMVGHKLGEFAATRTYRGHAADKKAKR; encoded by the coding sequence GTGCCGCGTTCTCTGAAAAAAGGTCCTTTTATCGATCTTCACCTACTGAAGAAGATCGAAGTAGCGGTAGAAAAGAACGATCGCAAGCCGGTGAAAACCTGGTCGCGCCGTTCCATCGTTCTGCCGCAGATGGTTGGTCTGACCATCGCTGTACACAATGGCCGTCAACATGTACCCGTTCTCGTGAACGAAGACATGGTCGGTCACAAACTGGGCGAGTTCGCCGCTACCCGCACCTACCGCGGGCATGCAGCTGACAAGAAAGCCAAGCGTTAA
- the rplV gene encoding 50S ribosomal protein L22 — MEVAAKLSGARISAQKARLVADQIRGKKVGEALNLLTFSSKKAAEIMKKVLESAVANAEHNEGADVDDLKVSTVFVNEGRSLKRIMPRAKGRADRIVKRSCHITVKVADK, encoded by the coding sequence ATGGAAGTAGCCGCTAAGCTGTCGGGCGCTCGAATCTCCGCCCAGAAAGCCCGCTTGGTCGCCGACCAGATCCGCGGGAAGAAGGTGGGCGAAGCGCTCAACCTGTTGACCTTCAGCAGCAAAAAAGCCGCTGAGATCATGAAGAAAGTGCTCGAATCGGCCGTGGCCAACGCCGAGCACAACGAAGGCGCAGACGTGGACGATCTCAAGGTCTCCACCGTTTTCGTCAACGAAGGGCGTTCGCTGAAGCGCATCATGCCGCGTGCCAAAGGCCGCGCTGATCGCATCGTCAAGCGGTCTTGCCATATCACTGTCAAGGTTGCGGACAAGTAA
- the rpsC gene encoding 30S ribosomal protein S3, whose protein sequence is MGQKVHPTGIRLGIVKEHTSVWYADKRTYADYLFADLKVREYLQDKLKSASVSRIDIHRPAQTARITIHTARPGIVIGKKGEDVEKLRQDLTKQMGVPVHINIEEIRKPELDGMLVAQSVAQQLERRVMFRRAMKRAVQNAMRIGAKGIKIQVSGRLGGAEIARTEWYREGRVPLHTLRADIDYATYEAHTTYGVIGVKVWIFKGEVIGGRQEELKPQAPAPRKKAAK, encoded by the coding sequence ATGGGTCAGAAAGTACATCCCACTGGCATTCGCCTGGGAATCGTCAAGGAGCACACCTCCGTTTGGTACGCAGATAAGCGCACTTATGCCGACTATCTGTTTGCCGACCTGAAGGTTCGTGAGTACCTCCAAGACAAACTAAAAAGCGCGTCCGTAAGCCGTATCGATATTCATCGCCCGGCTCAAACCGCACGCATCACCATCCACACCGCTCGTCCCGGCATCGTGATCGGTAAGAAAGGTGAAGATGTTGAGAAGCTGCGTCAGGACCTGACCAAGCAAATGGGTGTGCCCGTGCACATCAACATCGAAGAGATCCGCAAGCCGGAGCTCGACGGTATGCTGGTTGCGCAGAGCGTAGCTCAGCAGCTGGAGCGTCGCGTTATGTTCCGTCGCGCCATGAAGCGCGCTGTACAGAACGCCATGCGCATTGGTGCCAAGGGCATCAAGATCCAGGTAAGCGGTCGTCTTGGCGGTGCTGAAATCGCTCGTACCGAATGGTACCGCGAAGGTCGTGTGCCCCTGCACACCCTGCGTGCCGACATCGACTATGCAACCTACGAAGCGCACACCACCTACGGTGTGATCGGTGTGAAGGTTTGGATCTTCAAAGGCGAGGTCATCGGTGGCCGCCAGGAAGAGCTCAAGCCCCAAGCGCCCGCTCCTCGTAAAAAAGCTGCTAAGTAA
- the rplP gene encoding 50S ribosomal protein L16, whose protein sequence is MLQPKRTKFRKQMTGHNRGLAQRGSKVSFGEFALKAVARGRLTARQIESARRALTRHVKRGGKIWIRVFPDKPISKKPLEVRMGKGKGAVEYWVAQIQPGKVLYEIEGVSEELAREAFALAAAKLPLATSFVKRTVM, encoded by the coding sequence ATGCTGCAACCTAAGCGTACAAAATTCCGCAAGCAGATGACTGGTCACAACCGTGGCCTGGCTCAGCGCGGTAGCAAGGTCAGCTTCGGCGAATTCGCCCTGAAAGCTGTCGCTCGTGGTCGTCTCACTGCTCGTCAGATCGAGTCCGCACGTCGTGCGCTCACCCGTCACGTTAAACGTGGCGGCAAGATCTGGATCCGTGTGTTCCCCGACAAGCCCATCTCCAAAAAGCCTCTCGAGGTTCGTATGGGTAAAGGGAAGGGCGCCGTCGAGTACTGGGTAGCTCAGATTCAGCCGGGCAAAGTCCTGTACGAGATCGAGGGTGTTTCCGAAGAGCTGGCGCGTGAGGCATTCGCCCTGGCTGCTGCAAAGCTGCCGCTCGCCACCTCCTTTGTTAAGCGGACGGTGATGTGA
- the rpmC gene encoding 50S ribosomal protein L29: MKANELREKSVQQLNEQLLGLLRDQFNLRMQKATGQLGQSHLLSQVKRDIARVKTVLNQQAGK; encoded by the coding sequence ATGAAAGCGAATGAACTTCGTGAAAAATCCGTACAGCAGCTGAACGAGCAACTGCTCGGCCTGCTGCGCGACCAGTTCAACCTGCGTATGCAGAAAGCAACTGGCCAGTTGGGGCAGTCTCACCTGCTCTCGCAAGTGAAGCGCGACATCGCTCGCGTCAAGACTGTGCTGAACCAGCAGGCAGGTAAGTAA
- the rpsQ gene encoding 30S ribosomal protein S17 yields the protein MAEAQKTVRTLTGRVVSDKMDKTITVLIERRVKHPIYGKYVKRSTKLHAHDETNQCRIGDKVTIRETRPLAKTKSWALVEVVERAVEV from the coding sequence ATGGCTGAAGCTCAGAAAACTGTCCGTACGCTGACCGGTCGTGTCGTCAGCGACAAGATGGACAAAACCATCACCGTCCTGATCGAGCGTCGCGTAAAGCACCCGATCTACGGTAAATACGTGAAGCGCTCGACCAAGCTGCATGCTCACGACGAAACCAACCAGTGCCGTATCGGCGACAAGGTCACCATCCGCGAGACCCGTCCGCTGGCCAAGACCAAGTCCTGGGCACTGGTGGAAGTCGTAGAACGTGCCGTGGAAGTCTAA
- the rplN gene encoding 50S ribosomal protein L14, which translates to MIQTQSMLDVADNSGARRVMCIKVLGGSHRRYAGIGDIIKVTVKEAIPRGKVKKGQVMTAVVVRTKHGVRRPDGSIIRFDGNAAVLLNNKQEPIGTRIFGPVTRELRSEKFMKIVSLAPEVL; encoded by the coding sequence ATGATTCAGACTCAATCCATGCTCGACGTCGCTGACAACAGCGGTGCTCGTCGCGTTATGTGCATCAAGGTCCTGGGTGGTTCGCACCGTCGTTATGCCGGTATCGGCGACATCATCAAGGTCACCGTCAAGGAAGCGATTCCGCGCGGCAAAGTGAAGAAAGGCCAGGTAATGACCGCTGTTGTGGTCCGTACCAAGCACGGCGTACGCCGTCCTGACGGCTCGATCATTCGCTTCGATGGCAACGCTGCTGTTCTGCTGAACAACAAGCAAGAGCCCATCGGTACCCGTATCTTCGGGCCCGTGACCCGTGAACTTCGTTCCGAGAAGTTCATGAAGATCGTCTCGCTCGCCCCCGAAGTGCTGTAA
- the rplX gene encoding 50S ribosomal protein L24 — MQKIRRDDEIIVIAGKDKGKRGKVLKVLTDDRLVVGGINLVKRHTKPNPMSGVQGGIVEKEAPLHVSNVAIFNAETNKADRVGFKVEDGKKIRVFKSTQKAVDA; from the coding sequence ATGCAAAAGATTCGTCGTGACGACGAGATCATCGTCATCGCCGGCAAAGACAAGGGCAAGCGTGGCAAGGTGCTCAAGGTTCTCACTGACGACCGTCTGGTCGTTGGTGGGATCAACCTGGTGAAGCGCCACACCAAGCCGAACCCCATGTCCGGTGTACAGGGCGGTATCGTCGAGAAGGAGGCGCCTCTGCACGTCTCCAACGTCGCCATCTTCAATGCTGAAACCAACAAGGCTGATCGCGTTGGTTTCAAAGTAGAAGACGGTAAGAAAATTCGTGTCTTCAAGTCGACCCAAAAAGCGGTTGATGCTTGA